A region from the Arachis ipaensis cultivar K30076 chromosome B01, Araip1.1, whole genome shotgun sequence genome encodes:
- the LOC107634836 gene encoding probable galacturonosyltransferase 11: MRRRAADFRRPVRRRFSYWIWVLLGLSSVVGLVLFVVHHNQNEDRDEYPLLERNARLEHFAKESLNFTEEILSVKSFSRQLTQQMILAKAYVVIAKEHNNLHLAWQLSAKIRGCQLLLSKAAMTGEPVTLEEAEPIIKSLSSLIFKAQDIHYDIATTIVTMKSHIQALEERANAATVQSTVFGQIAAEGLPKSLHCLNVKLMSDWLKKPSLKALSDEKKNSQRLVDNNLYHFCIFSDNVLATSVVVNSTVSNADHPKQLVFHIVTDGVNYGAMQTWFLSNDFKGATIEVQNIEEFHWLNASYSPIVKQLLNPDSKTFYFGLYQDANVEPKMRNPKFLSLLNHLRFYIPEIYPQLEKVVFLDDDVVVQKDLTQLFSLDLHGNVNGAVETCLEAFHRYYKYLNFSNSIISSKFDPQACAWAFGMNIFDLVAWRKANATAKYHYWQEQNADGTLWKLGTLPPGLLCFYGLTEPLDRRWHVLGLGYDLNIDNRLIESAAVIHFNGNMKPWLKFAIGRYKPLWDKYINQSHPYLQDCATS, encoded by the coding sequence GAGAGAAATGCTAGACTTGAACATTTTGCTAAGGAGAGTTTGAATTTTACTGAAGAAATTTTAAGTGTAAAATCATTTTCACGACAGTTAACACAACAAATGATTCTTGCCAAGGCTTATGTAGTTATTGCCAAAGAGCACAACAATCTTCACCTTGCTTGGCAGCTTAGCGCAAAGATCAGAGGTTGCCAACTTTTGCTTTCGAAAGCTGCGATGACAGGGGAGCCCGTAACACTGGAGGAAGCAGAGCCAATTATTAAAAGCCTTTCTTCTCTAATTTTTAAGGCACAAGACATTCATTATGACATTGCAACCACAATAGTGACTATGAAATCGCATATTCAAGCTCTTGAAGAGCGTGCCAATGCAGCCACGGTTCAAAGTACCGTGTTTGGTCAAATAGCAGCCGAGGGGTTACCGAAGAGTCTTCATTGCTTAAATGTGAAACTCATGTCTGATTGGCTAAAGAAGCCATCTCTGAAAGCACTCTCAGATGAGAAGAAAAACTCGCAGCGGCTTGTGGACAACAATCTCTATCATTTCTGCATATTTTCAGATAATGTACTGGCAACCTCAGTAGTTGTTAATTCAACTGTCTCCAATGCTGACCATCCAAAGCAGTTAGTCTTTCACATAGTCACTGATGGAGTGAATTATGGAGCAATGCAAACATGGTTCCTCAGTAACGACTTTAAAGGGGCCACCATAGAGGTACAGAATATTGAGGAGTTTCACTGGTTGAATGCAAGTTATTCTCCTATTGTCAAGCAGCTCCTGAATCCAGACTCAAAAACCTTTTATTTTGGGCTATATCAGGATGCAAATGTCGAACCGAAAATGCGGAATCCCAAATTTTTGTCTTTATTGAATCATCTTCGGTTTTACATCCCCGAGATTTATCCACAACTTGAGAAGGTTGTTTTCTTGGATGATGATGTTGTTGTACAGAAGGACCTGACTCAGCTTTTCTCACTGGATCTGCATGGCAATGTAAATGGTGCAGTGGAAACTTGCCTTGAAGCATTTCATCGGTACTACAAATATCTCAACTTCTCAAACTCAATTATAAGCTCAAAGTTTGACCCTCAGGCATGTGCATGGGCATTCGGTATGAACATTTTTGACTTGGTTGCATGGAGGAAGGCGAATGCGACCGCCAAATATCATTACTGGCAAGAGCAGAACGCTGATGGGACACTCTGGAAGCTTGGGACTCTTCCTCCTGGTCTTCTATGTTTTTATGGTCTGACAGAGCCACTTGACAGAAGATGGCATGTTTTAGGATTGGGTTATGACCTTAATATTGATAACCGCCTGATTGAAAGTGCGGCGGTCATTCACTTCAACGGGAACATGAAGCCATGGCTGAAGTTTGCTATAGGCAGGTATAAGCCACTATGGGACAAGTACATAAATCAAAGTCACCCTTATCTGCAAGACTGTGCCACAAGTTGA